The following are from one region of the Coccinella septempunctata chromosome 7, icCocSept1.1, whole genome shotgun sequence genome:
- the LOC123316288 gene encoding GILT-like protein 1 gives MGFSKQYFRGIFAVILIGYASSEPSLTKVSVYYESLCPDSINFIANELFPNYENFKGRILVDLVPYGKASQSKAVSGDWIFRCQHGSDECRGNKYQACALNQKKGQDNDVKFVNCAMTLADPSDPSGIENCANQNGYNWNTLTACFEGRQGGDLLAAYGDRTHNLKPKLRFVPTIMLDDEFDQSVQNQCLHDLAGALCSKMSEPKPKVCGS, from the exons ATGGGTTTCAGCAAACAATATTTTCGAGGTATTTTCGCAGTGATTCTTATAGGATATGCTAGTAGCGAGCCA TCACTGACCAAGGTATCAGTTTATTACGAGAGCCTTTGTCCTGATAGTATCAATTTCATAGCTAACGAATTGTTCCCGAACTACGAGAACTTCAAGGGTAGGATTCTGGTGGATTTGGTCCCGTACGGAAAAGCTTCG CAAAGCAAAGCTGTGTCCGGAGATTGGATTTTTCGATGTCAGCATGGTTCTGACGAGTGCAGAGGCAACAAATATCAGGCCTGTGCCCTGAATCAGAAGAAAGGGCAGGACAACGATGTGAAGTTCGTGAACTGTGCCATGACTCTGGCTGATCCATCTGACCCTTCTGGAATTGAGAAT TGCGCTAATCAAAATGGTTATAACTGGAACACTCTCACTGCTTGTTTTGAAGGAAGACAAGGTGGTGATCTCTTGGCAGCGTATGGAGACAGAACGCACAATTTGAAACCGAAGTTGAGATTCGTACCTACGATAATGTTAGACGACGAATTCGACCAAAGCGTTCAAAACCAGTGTTTGCACGATTTGGCAGGTGCTTTATGCTCAAAAATGTCCGAGCCTAAGCCGAAAGTTTGCGGGAGTTAG
- the LOC123316755 gene encoding uncharacterized protein LOC123316755: MGGLTVFLAFIMIQICQVAHILVKELLPHLTLILFLSSLIFFSILVHLRFTYWTRRGVKQKCTWPFRDDMSRKIIEKRPFGDMLMDIYNRFSGTRYVGFYQFHKPILMLKDPDLIKFVCAKSNLFFQDHTNLVPRGCDPLWNKTIFALKGQRWLRARSHLTPFFLDGRMRNLYEVTRSYAYDLTNSLVPIQSSTLEANFKELFAECATEVVARTVYDLQNKSFKNVSSMFYSKLRDASENYGTWNLIKVLLVQTFPCTGKLLKARIFSEDLSVFFSQITDKIIRHREEFGIERPDLISLLTNIRTKENDSYAMRTIMKHDPGADISKELIERDMLEAGIDLTEETIVATAMTFFYFGYDIISTVLCFLFYELAKNPSIQKRLIKDLDNLRAKHRVLPFNDLFMLPYLSMVISETLRKWPPIYFTERRCNRSFTFTKQSPNEKNVHLSVGDNVWIPIWAIHRDPKYWWNPEVFDPDRFIPQTQNTILHHTFIPFGSGPRGCLASKFTIMQIKIIVSEILTIFEVVPVKNTPQHVVLDHNTFNLSPKDGIWLGLKKRFIAILQLNVNDINITVQCTMTLIYDFVYYYWKDMDSTVVTVSVLLSGFVLYIWHYSYWTRRNVRQRLPFPIFGDNFRHFFRLSPYHEVLTSLYNSKGFKRYVGFYQYLRPGLMIRCPELIKRICIRDQHFFHDRISFLPKSADELWNKNLFALQAFSGEEWREMRDTLSPSFTGNKMRTIFGLVEKYSEKFCGFLNAIEEDLIEVELKDLFTRFTTDVIATVAFGLNIDSLNDPENEFYVTVNKAMRSTNYWKNFKLQMTLIFPIFGRILGANIFDDEVSDFFRDAIKKAIEYRQESKIERPDMLQLLMRAHEPDPEDDESTIRRKLKLDHDDITSQALVFFLGGFETASNAMCFMAYELATNEKIQTKLIEEIDAYKEEFGLLTYDGLQRMPYLDMVVSETLRKWPPLLNMDRMCVRPYTIEALMPWERPVEIERHTLIWIPVWCIHRDPNLWENPEVFDPERFSKENKRNIYKGTYIPFGMGPRSCLGARFAQMEIKVLFYELLRRFRIVPLKKSEIPFVPLSHSFSLASAKGFQFGLEKRHYAEE, translated from the exons ATGGGGGGACTGACCGTTTTTTTAGCTTTTATAATGATCCAAATATGCCAAGTCGCTCACATACT GGTGAAGGAGCTCCTTCCACACCtgactttgattttatttctttcttctttgatatttttttccattttggtCCACCTTCGTTTCACTTACTGGACTAGAAGAGGGGTGAAACAGAAATGTACGTGGCCTTTCAGGGATGATATGAGtagaaaaatcatcgaaaaaaGACCATTCGGTGATATGTTGATGGATATTTACAATAGGTTTTCTGGTACAAG ATATGTGGGTTTTTATCAGTTCCATAAGCCAATACTAATGTTGAAGGATCCAGATCTGATTAAATTTGTATGCGCGAAAAGTAACCTTTTTTTCCAGGATCACACAAACCTAGTACCACGAGGCTGTGATCCTCTATGGAACAAGACAATTTTTGCCCTCAAAG GTCAAAGATGGCTTAGGGCTCGTTCCCACTTAACCCCCTTCTTCCTCGACGGACGAATGCGGAATTTATACGAGGTGACTAGATCCTACGCCTACGACTTAACCAACTCACTGGTGCCCATCCAGAGTAGTACTTTAGAGGCCAATTTCAAAGAACTGTTCGCGGAATGCGCCACTGAAGTTGTGGCTCGAACAGTTTACGACCTGCAGAATAAGTCGTTCAAAAATGTCAGCAGCATGTTTTACTCCAAGCTGAGGGACGCCAGTGAAAATTACGGGACCTGGAATCTGATCAAAGTACTGCTGGTTCAGACGTTTCCCTGCACTGGGAAG TTGCTGAAAGCGCGTATCTTCAGTGAAGATCTGAGCGTATTCTTCAGCCAGATAACAGATAAAATAATCCGCCACAGAGAAGAGTTCGGTATTGAAAGGCCAGATTTGATCTCCCTCCTTACGAATATAAGGACTAAAGAGAATGACAGTTACGCCATGAGGACTATAATGAAACACGATCCTGGAGCTGACATCTCCAAGGAATTGATCGAACGAGACATGTTAGAAGCTGGTATCGATCTAACTGAGGAAACTATAGTTGCCACAGCTATGACATTCTTCTATTTCGGGTACGACATCATCTCAACCGTCTTGTGCTTCTTGTTTTATGAACTGGCCAAAAATCCTTCCATCCAGAAAAGACTGATTAAGGATTTGGATAACTTGAGGGCCAAGCACAGAGTGCTTCCTTTCAATGACTTGTTCATGCTGCCCTACCTCAGCATGGTGATATCAG AAACTTTGAGGAAGTGGCCCCCTATTTACTTCACTGAGAGACGCTGCAACAGATCCTTCACCTTCACGAAGCAGTCACCTAACGAAAAAAACGTCCACCTTTCTGTCGGAGACAACGTTTGGATACCCATATGGGCGATTCACCGAGATCCAAAGTACTGGTGGAACCCAGAGGTTTTCGATCCTGATAGGTTCATACCACAAACTCAAAACACCATACTCCATCACACCTTCATACCCTTCGGTTCTGGTCCAAGAGGTTGCCTAGCTTCTAAATTCACCATAATGCAGATCAAAATAATCGTGAGCGAAATTTTGACGATCTTCGAGGTGGTTCCGGTCAAAAACACACCCCAACACGTAGTTCTGGATCATAATACTTTCAATCTGTCCCCCAAAGATGGTATCTGGTTGGGGCTCAAGAAGAGATTCAT TGCTATTCTGCAGTTGAATGTTAATGACATCAACATTACAGTACAATGCACCATGACATTGATCTATG attttgtgtaCTACTATTGGAAAGACATGGATTCAACAGTTGTGACAGTTTCAGTCCTTTTGTCCGGTTTTGTACTTTATATTTGGCATTATAGTTACTGGACAAGAAGGAATGTGAGACAAAGATTGCCATTTCCAATATTCGGAGATAATTTTCGTCATTTCTTTCGACTCAGCCCCTATCATGAAGTATTAACTTCCCTTTACAATAGTAAAGGTTTTAAAAG GTATGTGGGGTTTTATCAGTACTTAAGACCAGGCTTGATGATCAGATGTCCTGAACTGATTAAAAGGATTTGTATAAGGGACCAGCATTTCTTTCATGATCGCATATCTTTCTTACCGAAATCTGCAGATGAATTATGGAACAAGAATTTATTCGCTCTTCAAG CATTTTCAGGGGAAGAATGGAGAGAAATGCGCGACACACTCAGCCCGTCTTTCACCGGCAACAAAATGAGGACAATATTTGGTCTGGTCGAAAAATATTCGGAAAAATTCTGCGGGTTTCTGAACGCCATAGAGGAAGACTTAATCGAGGTGGAGCTCAAAGACCTGTTCACCAGGTTCACCACAGACGTCATAGCCACAGTTGCCTTCGGTCTAAACATAGATTCTTTGAACGATCCCGAAAATGAATTTTACGTGACAGTGAACAAGGCGATGAGGAGCACCAACTACTGGAAAAATTTCAAGTTGCAGATGACTTTAATATTTCCAATATTTGGACGT ATTTTGGGAGCGAATATCTTCGACGATGAGGTCAGTGATTTCTTCAGGGATGCCATCAAGAAGGCCATCGAATATCGGCAAGAATCAAAGATCGAGAGACCGGACATGCTTCAGCTTCTCATGCGAGCGCACGAGCCAGATCCTGAGGATGATGAATCCACAATTCGTAGAAAACTCAAACTCGACCACGATGATATAACGTCTCAAGCACTCGTATTTTTCTTGGGCGGATTCGAAACTGCGTCTAACGCTATGTGTTTCATGGCGTACGAGTTAGCCACCAACGAAAAGATCCAGACCAAACTCATTGAGGAGATAGATGCCTACAAGGAGGAGTTTGGTCTCTTAACCTACGATGGTCTCCAGAGGATGCCTTATTTGGATATGGTAGTATCTG AAACACTCAGGAAATGGCCCCCGCTGTTGAACATGGACAGGATGTGCGTTCGTCCATACACGATCGAAGCGTTGATGCCATGGGAACGTCCTGTCGAGATCGAAAGGCACACCCTTATCTGGATACCAGTCTGGTGCATTCACCGCGACCCAAATCTTTGGGAAAATCCAGAAGTCTTCGACCCCGAAAGGTTCTCCAAGGAAAACAAGCGTAATATCTACAAAGGAACATATATTCCCTTCGGCATGGGCCCAAGAAGCTGTCTGGGGGCTAGATTCGCCCAGATGGAGATAAAAGTGTTATTCTACGAACTCTTGAGGAGATTCAGGATTGTTCCACTTAAGAAAAGCGAGATTCCTTTCGTTCCTCTGTCGCACAGTTTTAGCCTGGCGAGCGCTAAAGGCTTCCAGTTTGGCCTCGAGAAGAGGCACTACGCCGAAGAATGA